CAGGACCAGGGACGACGGGAACATCATGCTGGCAACCACCGCGACCACGGCCGCGGCGAAGGTACCCAGCAGATACAGGAACAGGATTGGCCGGATATGGGTTTCCTGGCCGTGTTTATGATTGGCGATGGACGCCATTACCAGCACGAACACCAGAATCGGCGCGACGGCCTTGAGCGCCGTAACGAACACTTTGCCAATAAAACCGGCGGCCTTGGCGGCTTCAGGCAGCAACAGGGCGAGCAGGATACCGGCGATCAGGCCGATGACAATTTGCGTAACGAGGCTGACGCGCATTAGCCGTTGCAACAAGGAGGGGGCAGCAGTCATAAACAGTTGTCTCTAGTTTTTTTAGTAGGGCGCAGCATTGCAGGGATAAGTACTGTGGGAAGCAGGCGCGAAGTCTAGCACGCTGTAGGACGAGTCCCGTTTGCTGCGTCACTCCGTCACCGGTACCGTCGGATTTGACCAAATAGCTCCCGCAGTGTGTTCAGGGCAGGGCGGTAAACAGTTCGCGTCGGGCACCTTCGGTAATCGCCACGATGCCGGGGTGCTTGACCTTGCGCTCCACCGAGATGGCGTAAAACGATTCGGTCACCGCGTCGGTCTGGCCGATCAGCGCCACGCCGTACTGGCGCACCACCTCGTCGGCGATCACGCTGGGGGCGATAAAGATGCCGCTGCCGGACTGGCCGAACGCCTGCATCAAGGCGCTGTCGTCGAACTCGCCGATGATCCTGGGTTGAATCTGCTGATCGACAAACCAGCGCTGCAAACGGCTGCGCACCACTGTTTCCGCGCCGGGGATCAACAACGGTGCGCCGTGCAAACACCCTGGGAACGCGCCGCCATGTTGCTCGGCCAGCGCGTGGGTGGCAAAAAAACTGATGCCGCATTCCCCCAGCTTCTGGCTGTAGCCCTTGATGTCCAGGTGAGTCGGCATCGGACTGTCGGAGATCACCAAGTCCAGGCGCTGGATCGCCAGGTCGGCCAATAACCGTTCGAGTTTGTCTTCACGGCAAGTGATGCGGATCGGTTCGCTCAGTTCCATGGTGGGCGCGATCAGGCGGTACACGATGGACTTGGGCACCACGTCCGCCACACCGACGCGAAAAACAATCTGCTGTTCATTGGGTTGCGCGCGTAGCAGCGCCTCAAGTTCATTGCCGGTCTGGAACATCTGCTCGGCGTAGGGCAGCGCCTGGCGCCCGGTTTCTGTCAGCTCAAGCTGGCGCCCCACACGCTGAAACAGCGCAATGCCGTAGGTGTGCTCCAACAAGCTGATTTGCCCGCTGATGGTCTGGGGTGTGAGGTTCAGTTGTTCGCAGGCGCGCACAATGCTGCCCGTCTTCGCCACCACCCAGAAGTAATGCAACTGTCGATAATTGAGCATCGCCGTCTACACTTCGTAAAAACCGAAGTATACGCGAGAAAAATACGAATTTTACTGAACTGTCCAGCTGCATAGAATGCCTCGCTATCGCGGGGCCACTATTTGGTCCCAATGGTTCTAATGAGGAATACATCATGAAACTCAATTCCCTGGGCGCAGCGTCGCTGCTTGCGCTTTCATTGGTGGTGATCAGCGGTTGTGACCAGGTCGAGAAAAGCGCGCAGCAGGTGCTGGGCAAGGCCAGCGAATCGGCCAAGCAAGCCATCGACGACACCCAGAAGGCCGCCGAACAGGCATTGAGTGAAGCGACCCAAGGCTTGATCAGTCCGCAGAAAAAGGATGATCAGCCAGAAAAAGATGCAGAATCCACCCAAGAAACCTAATTTCCCAGCACAACGTCAGGACTGACCTATGGATTACCTTTTACAACTGGCCGCCAGCCCCACCGCCTGGGTCGCACTGGCCACCTTGATCGTCATGGAAATCGTGCTGGGCATCGATAACCTGATCTTCATCTCGATCCTCACCAACAAACTGCCTGAGCAGCATCGGGCCAAGGCGCGCCGCATCGGCATCAGCATGGCGCTGATATTGCGCCTGGGCCTGCTGAGCACCATCGCCTTTATCGTGCAGTTGACGGCACCGGTGTTCGAAGTGCTCGGCCAGGCTTTTTCGTGGAAGGACATGATCCTGATCGCCGGTGGCCTGTTCCTGGTGTGGAAGGCAACCACCGAGATCCATCACAGCATGGACCCGGAGCCCGAAGAGAAAGCCAGCGTCGGCAATACGGTTGCCATCGGCTTTGCTGCCGCCATCGGGCAGATCCTGCTGCTCGACCTGGTGTTCTCCATCGACAGCATCATCACGGCCGTGGGCATGACCGAACACTTGCCGATCATGATCATCGCCGTGGTGAGCTCGGTCATTGTGATGCTGGTGGCGGCCGAACCCCTGGCCAAGTTCATCAACGACAACCCGACTGTGGTGATGCTGGCCCTGGGTTTCTTGATCATGATCGGCATGACGCTGATCGCCGAAGGCTTCGGCGCCCATGTGCCAAAAGGCTACGTGTATGCGGCCATGGCTTTCTCGGCGGCTATCGAGTGCCTGAACATTGCACGGCGTAATCGCCACAAGCGTTTGCTCGCTGCCCGCGAGTAACCGCTGGCACAAACAGGCCGGCTGCGCTCATATGAGCCCAGCCGGCCTTTTGCTGTCTGCTAGAATCGGCCCACTTGATAGCTTGAGGTCCCCCATGAACGAGCCGATTCGCCTTACCCAGTACAGCCACGGTGCGGGTTGCGGCTGCAAGATTTCGCCCCAGGTCCTGGAAGTGATCCTTGCCGGCAGCGGCGCACAGAACCTCGACCCCAACCTGTGGGTGGGCAACGCCTCGCGCGATGATGCGGCGGTGTACGCCATCGACGAGGAGCGCGGCGTGGTCTCCACCACGGACTTTTTCATGCCGATCGTCGACGACCCCTTCGACTTCGGCCGCATTGCCGCCACCAATGCCATCAGCGACATCTACGCCATGGGTGGCGACCCGTTGATGGCCATCGCCATTCTTGGCTGGCCGGTGAATGTGCTGGCGCCGGAAGTTGCCCGGGAAGTCATTCGTGGCGGCCGTTCGGTGTGCGACGCCGCCGGCATCCCGCTGGCGGGCGGGCACTCCATCGACGCGCCGGAGCCGATCTTCGGCCTGGCGGTGACCGGCATCGTGCAAAAGCGCCATATGAAACGTAACGACACCGCCACCGCCGGCTGCAAGCTGTACCTGACCAAGCCCTTGGGCATCGGCATCCTCACCACTGCGGAAAAGAAGGGCAAGTTGCGCGAAGCGGATATCGGCCTGGCCCGCGACTGGATGTGCACGCTGAACAAGCCGGGCAGCCGCTTCGGCAAATTGGCCGGTGTCGCGGCGATGACCGATGTCACCGGTTTCGGCCTGCTCGGGCACCTGGTGGAAATGGCCGACGGCAGTGGCCTCACGGCCCGCATCGAATATGCAAAAGTCCCACGCTTGCCTGGCGTCGAGTACTACCTGGACCTGGGCTGTGTACCCGGTGGCACCTTGCGCAACTTTGACAGCTACGCCAGCAAGCTTGGGCGTGTACAGGAGCTGCACAAGCGCGTGCTGTGCGACCCGCAAACCAGCGGTGGCCTGCTGATCGCCGTCACGCCCGAAGGCGACGCCGAGTTCCACGCAGTGGCCTCTGAACTGGGCCTGGCCCTCGAGCCGATCGGCGAACTGCTGGAGCGACAGACCAACGCGGTAGAGGTGATTTGATGACGACCGACATCACCGATT
This genomic stretch from Pseudomonas orientalis harbors:
- the selD gene encoding selenide, water dikinase SelD is translated as MNEPIRLTQYSHGAGCGCKISPQVLEVILAGSGAQNLDPNLWVGNASRDDAAVYAIDEERGVVSTTDFFMPIVDDPFDFGRIAATNAISDIYAMGGDPLMAIAILGWPVNVLAPEVAREVIRGGRSVCDAAGIPLAGGHSIDAPEPIFGLAVTGIVQKRHMKRNDTATAGCKLYLTKPLGIGILTTAEKKGKLREADIGLARDWMCTLNKPGSRFGKLAGVAAMTDVTGFGLLGHLVEMADGSGLTARIEYAKVPRLPGVEYYLDLGCVPGGTLRNFDSYASKLGRVQELHKRVLCDPQTSGGLLIAVTPEGDAEFHAVASELGLALEPIGELLERQTNAVEVI
- the nhaR gene encoding transcriptional activator NhaR, with translation MLNYRQLHYFWVVAKTGSIVRACEQLNLTPQTISGQISLLEHTYGIALFQRVGRQLELTETGRQALPYAEQMFQTGNELEALLRAQPNEQQIVFRVGVADVVPKSIVYRLIAPTMELSEPIRITCREDKLERLLADLAIQRLDLVISDSPMPTHLDIKGYSQKLGECGISFFATHALAEQHGGAFPGCLHGAPLLIPGAETVVRSRLQRWFVDQQIQPRIIGEFDDSALMQAFGQSGSGIFIAPSVIADEVVRQYGVALIGQTDAVTESFYAISVERKVKHPGIVAITEGARRELFTALP
- a CDS encoding TerC family protein; its protein translation is MDYLLQLAASPTAWVALATLIVMEIVLGIDNLIFISILTNKLPEQHRAKARRIGISMALILRLGLLSTIAFIVQLTAPVFEVLGQAFSWKDMILIAGGLFLVWKATTEIHHSMDPEPEEKASVGNTVAIGFAAAIGQILLLDLVFSIDSIITAVGMTEHLPIMIIAVVSSVIVMLVAAEPLAKFINDNPTVVMLALGFLIMIGMTLIAEGFGAHVPKGYVYAAMAFSAAIECLNIARRNRHKRLLAARE